The Stutzerimonas stutzeri genome segment CCAGCGTCAACTGGTGGAGATCGCCAAGGCCATGTCGCGCAACGCCCATGTGATCGCCTTCGACGAGCCCACCAGCAGCCTGTCCGCCCGCGAGATCGAGCGGCTGATGGCGATCATCGGCCGGCTTCGGGACGAGGGGCGGGTGGTGCTCTACGTCTCGCATCGGATGGAAGAAATCTTCCGCATCTGCGACGCGGTCACAGTGTTCAAGGATGGCCGCTTCGTCTGCACCTTCGATGACATGAGCGAGCTGACCCATGACGCGCTGGTGACCTGCATGGTCGGGCGCGATATCCAGGACATCTACAACTACCGGCCGCGCGAGCAGCAGGGCGAGGCGCTGCGCGTCGAGGGCCTGCTGGGTCATGGTCTGCAGGAGCCGGTGAGCTTCTCGGCCAACCGTGGCGAGGTGCTCGGTTTCTTCGGCCTGGTCGGCGCGGGGCGTACCGAACTGCTACGGCTGCTCGCCGGGCTGGCGCCGCACAAGGCTGGAACGGTTCACCTCGACGGTCAGCCGCTGAGGCTCAAATGCGCACGCGACGCCATCGCGTCGGGGATCCTGCTCTGCCCCGAGGACCGCAAGAAAGAGGGCATCGTGCCGTTGGGCAGCGTCGCGGAGAACATCAATATCGGCGCGCGTGGCCGCAACGCCCGGCTGGGTTGCCTGGTGCAGGGCCGCTGGGAACGCGAGAACGCCGACCGGCAGATCCGCGCGCTGAACATCAAGACGCCATCGCCCGACCAGCAGATCGTCTTTCTCTCCGGCGGCAACCAGCAGAAGGTCATCCTCGGTCGCTGGCTCTCCATGCCGATGAAGGTCCTGCTGCTCGACGAGCCCACCCGCGGCATCGACATCGGCGCCAAGGCCGAGATCTACCAGATCATCCATGACCTGGCGGCGAACGGGATCGCGGTGATCGTCGTCTCCAGCGACCTGATGGAAGTCATCGGCATCTCCGATCGCATCCTGGTGATGAGCGAAGGCGCGATCACCGGCGAAGTCTCTCGCGACCAGGCCGAAGAGTCCCGCCTGCTGCAACTGGCACTCCCGCGCTCGCGCGGCTGAACAACAATGATGAGGTGCTCTATGTCTGCTCAACAAAACGCTCTGGCCGCGCCGCGGCAGGGTCTCAACATGCGTCGCTTCCTCGATGACTGGGTCATGGTGCTGGCGGCGCTCGGCATCTTCGTGCTGTCGGCGATCTTCATCGACAACTTCCTCTCGCCGTTGAACATGCGCGGCCTCGGGCTGGCGATCTCCACCGTAGGCATCGCCGCCTGCACCATGCTGTTCTGCCTGGCTTCAGGGCACTTCGATCTGTCGGTCGGCTCGGTGATCGCCTGCGCGGGTGTGGTGGCCGCGGTGGTGATGCGCGATACCGAGAGCGTGTTCCTCGGTGTCTCCGCGGCTCTGGCGATGGGGTTGGTGGTCGGCCTGATCAACGGCATCGTGATCGCCAAACTGCGTATCAACGCGCTGATCGCCACGCTGGCGACCATGCAGATCGTGCGCGGGTTGGCCTATATCTTCTCCAACGGCAAAGCCGTCGGGGTGATGCAGGAGGACTTCTTCCTGTTCGGCAACGGCAGCCTGTTCGGTGTGCCGGTGCCCATCCTGATCACCGTGGTCTGCTTCGCCTTCTTCGGCTGGCTGCTCAACTACACCACCTACGGCCGCAACACCATGGCCATCGGCGGCAACCAGGAAGCGGCGCTGCTGGCCGGCGTTCATGTCGATCGCACCAAGATCATCATCTTCGCCGTGCACGGCCTGATCGGTGCACTGGCCGGCGTGGTGTTGGCGTCGCGGATGACCTCGGGCCAGCCGATGATCGGCCAGGGCTTCGAGCTGACGGTGATCTCGGCCTGCGTGCTCGGCGGCGTCTCGCTCAGCGGCGGCATCGGCATGATCCGCCACGTGATCGCCGGCGTGCTGATTCTGGCGATCATCGAGAACGCGATGAACCTGAAGAACATCGACACCTTCTACCAGTACGTCATCCGCGGCACGATTCTGCTGCTGGCGGTGATCATCGATCGGCTGAAGCAGCGCTGATCCCAATCGCGCCGCTTGCCGGCGCGCTGGAGAATTCCCGTGGATACACAGCTAATCGCGCTGGACTGGGGCACCAGTTCGCTGCGCGCTTATCGGCTCGGTGCGGCCGGCGAAACGCTGGAGGTGCGCAACCTGCCATTGGGCGTCATGCAGTTGGACGGCAGCGAGGCGGGCTTCGAGCATGCTTTGGAGCAGGCCTGCGGCGACTGGCAGCGGGCCGCGCTAGAGGCTCCGCTGATCGCCTGCGGCATGGTCGGCAGCGCTCAGGGTTGGCGGGAAGTCGGCTATCTCGAAGCGCCGCTCGGTGCTGGCGAGCTGACGCCGCTGCCCATCGAGCGCCTGCGCGGCATGCCGCTGTGGCTGGTGCCTGGCGTGATTCAGCGCGGCGGCGTGCCTAACGTGATGCGCGGCGAGGAAACTCAGGTGTTCGGCCTGCTCGACGACGATGTCGATCCGCTTGCGCCATTGTTGGTCGGCCTGCCGGGCAGTCACAGCAAGTGGGTCACGGTGGAGCAGGGGCAGCTCAGCCGCTTCCAGACGTACATGACCGGGGAGGTCTATCGGGCGCTGCTCGGCCATACGATCCTCGGCCGTACGGCAGTGACCGGCGACAGCTTCAACGCCGCGGCCTTCGAGCGCGGCCTGCAGGTCGCCAGGTCGAGCGAGGGCCAGGCCGGGCCACTTTCGACCATCTTCAGCAGCCGTACGCTGGTACTGACCGGCGAACTCAGCGGCGATGCACAAGGCGATTACCTGTCCGGCCTGCTCATCGGCCACGAGCTGGCGGCCATGACGGCGACGCTGCAGGTGCCGCCGTCGCAGCCCATCGTCCTTATCGGCCATTCAGCGCTCTGTGCTCGTTACCTGTGGGCGCTCGAGCACGGCGGCTTCGAATCGCTGCGCTTCGCGCCCGAGGCCACGGCTGCCGGGCTGTGGAAGATTGCCGCGGGCGCTGGCCTGGTCACCCCCGACACTGCAGGAGAACCGAATGTTCGACCGTACGCTCGCCATTAACGGGTTAATCGCGATTCTCCGGGGCCTGCGCCCCGACGAAGCCGAGGCGATCGGCAGTGCGCTCTACGCCGCCGGGATAAGGATCATCGAGGTCCCGCTCAATTCGCCCCAACCGCTGCGCAGCATCGAAATCCTGCGTCGGAGTCTGCCTGAGGATTGCCTGATCGGCGCCGGCACCGTGCTTTCCGCGCAGCAGGTGCTGGCCGTCAAGGAGGCTGGCGGGCAGTTGATCGTCATGCCGCACTGCGATGTTTCGGTGCTGCACGCCGCGAAGGACGCGGGCCTTTATCTCACGCCGGGTGTTGCCACGCCGAGCGAAGCCTTTGCTGCGCTGGCGGCGGGCGCCGACGCGCTCAAGGTGTTCCCGGCCGAACAGGTCGGTATCGGCGCGATGAAAGCCTGGCTGGCCGTGCTGCCGGCCGGCACGGCGCTGCTGCCGGTGGGCGGTATCACGCCGGACAGCATGGCGGCGTATCTGCGGGAGGGAGCCGCCGGCTTCGGTCTTGGCTCGGCACTCTATTCACCGGGATTGCCCGCTGACGAGGTGGGCCGCCGGGCGCATGCCTTTATCCAGGCCCGCCGCGCGGCGATGGCCTGACCCTTCATTGCGAGACCTCTAGATGAAAATTACCCGTCTTACCACGCTGGTCGTGCCGCCACGCTGGCTGTTCCTGAAGATCGAAACCGATGAAGGTATCACCGGCTGGGGTGAGCCTGTCGTCGAAGGCCGCGCGCAGAGCGTCGCCGCGGCAGTGGACGAATTGTCCGACTACCTGGTGGGGCGCGACCCGCGTAACGTCGAAGACCTCTGGACGGTGATGTACCGCAGCGGCTTCTACCGCGGCGGGCCAATCCTCATGAGTGCCATTGCCGGCATCGATCAGGCGCTGTGGGACATCAAGGGCAAGGCGCTGGGTGTCTCGGTCAGCGAATTGCTCGGTGGCCGGGTGCGCGAGCGCATCCGCGTCTATTCCTGGATCGGCGGTGATCGCCCAGCGGATACCGCCAACGCCGCCCGCGATGCCGTGGCGCGGGGGTTCAGCGCGGTGAAGATGAACGCCAGCGAGGAGCTGCAGTTCGTCGACAGCCACGGCAAGGTCGATGCGGTGCTGGCGAACATGGCCGCCGTGCGCGATGCGGTGGGCAAGAACATCGGCATCGGCGTGGATTTTCACGGGCGCGTGCACAAACCCATGGCAAAGATTCTGATCAAGGAACTCGAACCCTACCGGCCGATGTTCATCGAGGAGCCGGTACTCAGCGATAACTACGAGGCGCTCAAGGAGCTGGCCCCGCTGTCCTGTGCACCCATCGCCCTGGGCGAACGCTTGTATTCACGCTGGGATTTCAAGCGCATCCTCGCCGAGGGCTACGTCGACATCGTCCAGCCCGACACCTCGCACGCCGGCGGCATCACCGAAACGCGCAAGATCGCCAGCATGGCCGAGGCCTACGATGTCGCGCTGGCGCTGCATTGCCCGCTCGGGCCGATTGCCCTGGCCGCGTGCTTGCAGCTGGACGGGGTCTGCTACAACGCCTTCATTCAGGAGCAGAGCCTGGGCATCCACTACAACCAGGGCAACGACCTGCTCGATTACATCAATAACCGCGAGGTGTTCGAGTACGAGGATGGCTTCGTCGCGATCCCGAACGGGCCTGGGCTGGGTATCGAGATCAACGAGGATTACGTGCTGGAGCAGGCGCGTATCGGTCATCGCTGGCGCAACCCGGTCTGGCGTCACGCCGACGGCAGTGTGGCCGAGTGGTGAGCCGCCTGTGAGCTGACCGTGCTCACCGTCCGCCGTGAAGAAAGGCCCCTCGCGGGGCCTTTTCTGCATCAGGGCTTGGGGAACTTGTAGAGGGTGGTCTGGGTGTAGGTCTTGCCCGGATCCAGGCGGGTACTCGGGAAGTTCGGTTGGTTGGGCGAGTCCGGGTAGTGCTGGGTTTCCAGGGTGAAGGCGCTCCAGTGCGGGTACGCCTTGCCGCCCTTGCCGTGGATGCTGCCGTCGAGGAAGTTGCCGGTGTAGAGCTGAACGCCGGGCTCGGTGGTGTACATCAGCAGCCGCCGTCCGGACTCGGGGTCGTGTACTTCGGCGGCCAGCTTGCTGAGGTCGCCGTCGGTGTCCAGCACCCAGTTGAAATCGAAGCCGCCGGCCTTGGCCTCGGCGAATTTCAGCTGCTGATGATCATCCTTTATGTGTTCGCCAAAGCGGGTTGGCTGGAGGAAGTCCATCGGCGTGCCCTTGACCTCGGCCAGCTCGCCGGTGGGGATCAGCTTTTGCGTCACCGGCGTGTAGCGTGAGGCATATAAAGTGGCGACCTGATCGAGCACGCTCGGGTTGCCGGCCCCCGCGAG includes the following:
- the araH gene encoding L-arabinose ABC transporter permease AraH, whose amino-acid sequence is MSAQQNALAAPRQGLNMRRFLDDWVMVLAALGIFVLSAIFIDNFLSPLNMRGLGLAISTVGIAACTMLFCLASGHFDLSVGSVIACAGVVAAVVMRDTESVFLGVSAALAMGLVVGLINGIVIAKLRINALIATLATMQIVRGLAYIFSNGKAVGVMQEDFFLFGNGSLFGVPVPILITVVCFAFFGWLLNYTTYGRNTMAIGGNQEAALLAGVHVDRTKIIIFAVHGLIGALAGVVLASRMTSGQPMIGQGFELTVISACVLGGVSLSGGIGMIRHVIAGVLILAIIENAMNLKNIDTFYQYVIRGTILLLAVIIDRLKQR
- a CDS encoding 2-dehydro-3-deoxy-6-phosphogalactonate aldolase produces the protein MFDRTLAINGLIAILRGLRPDEAEAIGSALYAAGIRIIEVPLNSPQPLRSIEILRRSLPEDCLIGAGTVLSAQQVLAVKEAGGQLIVMPHCDVSVLHAAKDAGLYLTPGVATPSEAFAALAAGADALKVFPAEQVGIGAMKAWLAVLPAGTALLPVGGITPDSMAAYLREGAAGFGLGSALYSPGLPADEVGRRAHAFIQARRAAMA
- a CDS encoding 2-dehydro-3-deoxygalactonokinase; protein product: MDTQLIALDWGTSSLRAYRLGAAGETLEVRNLPLGVMQLDGSEAGFEHALEQACGDWQRAALEAPLIACGMVGSAQGWREVGYLEAPLGAGELTPLPIERLRGMPLWLVPGVIQRGGVPNVMRGEETQVFGLLDDDVDPLAPLLVGLPGSHSKWVTVEQGQLSRFQTYMTGEVYRALLGHTILGRTAVTGDSFNAAAFERGLQVARSSEGQAGPLSTIFSSRTLVLTGELSGDAQGDYLSGLLIGHELAAMTATLQVPPSQPIVLIGHSALCARYLWALEHGGFESLRFAPEATAAGLWKIAAGAGLVTPDTAGEPNVRPYARH
- the dgoD gene encoding galactonate dehydratase; translated protein: MKITRLTTLVVPPRWLFLKIETDEGITGWGEPVVEGRAQSVAAAVDELSDYLVGRDPRNVEDLWTVMYRSGFYRGGPILMSAIAGIDQALWDIKGKALGVSVSELLGGRVRERIRVYSWIGGDRPADTANAARDAVARGFSAVKMNASEELQFVDSHGKVDAVLANMAAVRDAVGKNIGIGVDFHGRVHKPMAKILIKELEPYRPMFIEEPVLSDNYEALKELAPLSCAPIALGERLYSRWDFKRILAEGYVDIVQPDTSHAGGITETRKIASMAEAYDVALALHCPLGPIALAACLQLDGVCYNAFIQEQSLGIHYNQGNDLLDYINNREVFEYEDGFVAIPNGPGLGIEINEDYVLEQARIGHRWRNPVWRHADGSVAEW
- the araG gene encoding L-arabinose ABC transporter ATP-binding protein AraG, whose product is MLQHVKSGESLRFNGIGKNFPGVCALSEISFEARPGTVHALMGENGAGKSTLLKILGGAYQPSSGDLQIGARTLAFRSAGESIASGVAVIHQELHLVPEMSVAENLMLGHMPSRFGLVNRRAMLRQAQELLKGLADEIDPAVRLGSLSLGQRQLVEIAKAMSRNAHVIAFDEPTSSLSAREIERLMAIIGRLRDEGRVVLYVSHRMEEIFRICDAVTVFKDGRFVCTFDDMSELTHDALVTCMVGRDIQDIYNYRPREQQGEALRVEGLLGHGLQEPVSFSANRGEVLGFFGLVGAGRTELLRLLAGLAPHKAGTVHLDGQPLRLKCARDAIASGILLCPEDRKKEGIVPLGSVAENINIGARGRNARLGCLVQGRWERENADRQIRALNIKTPSPDQQIVFLSGGNQQKVILGRWLSMPMKVLLLDEPTRGIDIGAKAEIYQIIHDLAANGIAVIVVSSDLMEVIGISDRILVMSEGAITGEVSRDQAEESRLLQLALPRSRG